From Dechloromonas sp. A34:
CGCTGACGGCGACCGAACTGCGCCAGGCGCTGGGCCTGGGCCGTTGAGCTAGCCATGAAGCCCCCCTCGTCGTTCCCGCGCCGCCACCTGCTCCAGGCCGGCCTCGCCCTCGGTGCTGGCGCGCTACTGCCGCCGGCACAGGCCGAATCGCCGCTGCTCACCCGACCGGTGCCGTCCACCGGGGTGCGCCTGCCGATCGTCGGTATCGGCACCAACCGCTTCAGTTCCGGCGTTCCGACCTATTTCGCCCGCCTGCGCGACACCCTGACCGCCTTCGCCAAACTGGGCGGCAAGGTCGTCGACACGGCGCCGGCCTACGGGGATTCGGAAAGTGTCATTGGCGCCATCCTCGGCGAGACCGGATTGCGCGAGCAGCTTTTTTTGGCCACCAAGGTCGGCCGGGAAAGCGCCGCCGACGGCCGCGAAAGCCTGGCCCAGTCCTTCGCCGCGCTGCGCAGCCGGCGCCTCGATCTCGTGCAATTGCACAGCCTGCGCGGCGTCGAGTCCGTGCTGCCGGTGCTGCGCGAACAGCAGGCGGCGGGCCACATCGGCCATCTTGGCATCACCACTTCGACCGCCAGCCAGTATGCCGAGATGGAAGCGGTCATGCGCCGCGAGCGGCTCGACTTCATCCAGGTCGATTACGCGGTCGGCAACCGCGGCGCTGCCGAGCGCCTGTTGCCGCTGGCCGCTGAGCGCGGCATGGCGGTGCTGGTCAATCTGCCCTTCGGGCGCGGCGCGCAGTTTCGCGCCGTCGGCTCGCGGCCGCTGCCGGAGTGGGCGGCCGAGATCGACTGCCGTTCGTGGGCGCAGGTCTTTCTCAAATACGTGCTGTCTCATCCGGCGGTTACTTGCGCCATTCCCGGCAGCACCCAGGTCGTCCATGTCGCCGACAACCTCGGTGCGGCGCGCGGCCGGCTGCCCGACGCGGCGTTGCGCCAGACCATTGCGCGCTATTTCGACGCCATCGCGGACGGCTGAACGGTGTTCGCCACGCTGTTCGCGCGGCTGGTTCCGGTGCGCTCCGGCGAGACAGTGCCAATGCTGCTCGCCACAGCCTACGGTTTCGCCATCCTGTTCGCCTATTACCTGTTGCGCCCGGTGCGTGACGAGATCGGCGCCGCCGACCGCGGCAACCTGCAACTGCTGTGGACGGCGGTGTTTCTCGTCATGCTGCTCGCCGTGCCGCTCTATTCGGCGGCCGTCTCCCGGCTCCGGCGCGGCGTCTTCATCCCGCTCGCCAACCGCTTCTTCGCCGCCCACCTGATT
This genomic window contains:
- a CDS encoding aldo/keto reductase, giving the protein MKPPSSFPRRHLLQAGLALGAGALLPPAQAESPLLTRPVPSTGVRLPIVGIGTNRFSSGVPTYFARLRDTLTAFAKLGGKVVDTAPAYGDSESVIGAILGETGLREQLFLATKVGRESAADGRESLAQSFAALRSRRLDLVQLHSLRGVESVLPVLREQQAAGHIGHLGITTSTASQYAEMEAVMRRERLDFIQVDYAVGNRGAAERLLPLAAERGMAVLVNLPFGRGAQFRAVGSRPLPEWAAEIDCRSWAQVFLKYVLSHPAVTCAIPGSTQVVHVADNLGAARGRLPDAALRQTIARYFDAIADG